Proteins encoded together in one Microbacterium sp. ABRD28 window:
- a CDS encoding NAD(P)/FAD-dependent oxidoreductase: MNYAPPPPLPLPRTAEVVIVGAGFAGIGMAMALRRAGHDDLVILERADAVGGTWRDNTYPGVACDVPSHLYGFAAHPNPDWSGVFARGDEIRRYLDDVTDREGLRSLMRLRTPMLGAEWDDVTARWRVRTPSGEITAEALVLACGRLTEPLIPEVPGLETFPGPLFHSARWDHATDLTGLRVAVVGTGASAVQLVPELARTASHVTLFQRTPAWIVPREAREYTDAERARFAAHPDELARLRDDLYREGEERFASRSGDAAASESARAIALAHLGRQVADPALRRALTPDYAFGCKRVLLSDDFYPAVASDKVTLEPSALAAADGTTLLAASGRRVDVDAVVLATGFASARQPYAELVRGEAGTTLAEHWSEGMSAFASTVVSGFPNLFVLNGPNASLGHNSAVLMIEEQAAYAVSALERRGLTADGVLRVDPAAEHAYIGEIAAAAASTPWLSGGCRNWYVDDRSGRLTLLWPGTVDAFRQRLSQTDGTEFTGTPVGARGKEST; this comes from the coding sequence GTGAATTACGCTCCCCCTCCACCTCTCCCGCTGCCGCGGACCGCCGAGGTCGTGATCGTCGGCGCCGGCTTCGCCGGTATCGGCATGGCCATGGCCCTTCGCCGCGCCGGGCATGACGATCTCGTCATCCTCGAGCGGGCCGACGCCGTCGGGGGGACCTGGCGCGACAACACCTATCCCGGCGTCGCGTGCGACGTGCCCAGTCATCTTTACGGGTTCGCCGCACACCCGAACCCCGACTGGTCGGGCGTCTTCGCGCGCGGAGACGAGATCCGCCGCTACCTCGACGACGTCACCGATCGGGAGGGCCTGCGCAGCCTGATGCGCCTTCGCACCCCGATGCTCGGCGCCGAGTGGGACGACGTCACGGCGCGGTGGCGCGTGCGCACGCCTTCGGGCGAGATCACCGCCGAGGCACTCGTCCTCGCATGCGGCCGTCTGACCGAGCCGCTCATCCCCGAGGTACCGGGACTCGAGACCTTCCCCGGCCCCCTGTTCCACTCCGCGCGGTGGGACCACGCCACCGACCTCACCGGCCTCCGCGTCGCGGTCGTCGGCACCGGCGCGAGCGCGGTCCAGCTCGTTCCCGAGCTCGCCCGCACCGCGTCGCACGTCACGCTCTTCCAGCGGACGCCGGCGTGGATCGTGCCACGCGAGGCACGCGAGTACACCGACGCCGAGCGCGCCCGCTTCGCCGCCCACCCCGATGAGCTCGCACGTCTCCGCGATGACCTGTACCGCGAAGGCGAGGAGCGCTTCGCGTCGAGGTCGGGCGATGCCGCGGCATCCGAATCGGCCCGGGCGATCGCGCTGGCGCACCTGGGCCGGCAGGTCGCCGATCCCGCGCTCCGCCGCGCCCTCACCCCCGACTACGCCTTCGGCTGCAAACGCGTGCTGCTCTCGGACGACTTCTATCCCGCCGTCGCCTCCGACAAGGTCACGCTCGAGCCCTCTGCGCTCGCGGCGGCCGACGGCACGACCCTTCTCGCCGCGAGCGGACGGCGGGTCGACGTCGACGCCGTCGTGCTCGCCACCGGGTTCGCCTCGGCCCGCCAGCCGTACGCCGAACTCGTCCGCGGCGAGGCGGGCACCACCCTCGCCGAGCACTGGTCCGAAGGCATGAGCGCCTTCGCGTCGACCGTGGTGAGCGGCTTTCCCAACCTCTTCGTGCTGAACGGCCCCAACGCGTCACTCGGTCACAACTCCGCGGTGCTGATGATCGAGGAGCAGGCGGCCTACGCCGTCTCTGCGCTCGAGCGCCGCGGTCTCACGGCCGACGGTGTGCTGCGAGTGGATCCAGCCGCCGAGCACGCGTACATCGGGGAGATCGCCGCCGCGGCGGCATCCACCCCCTGGCTCTCGGGCGGCTGTCGCAACTGGTACGTGGACGACCGGTCGGGGCGGCTGACGCTGCTCTGGCCGGGGACCGTCGACGCCTTCCGGCAGCGGTTGTCGCAGACCGATGGAACGGAATTCACCGGGACCCCGGTGGGAGCACGAGGAAAGGAATCCACATGA
- a CDS encoding ABC transporter permease subunit, translating into MSLIAASRSESTKLFTTSIWWVLAIALVGYIGFNAAALAFVFSAASTGSLGGEGAPAVPPEGIPALLYSTATAVGYVFPLLIGTLMVTSEFRHKTLTSTFLATPRRGLVLGAKLVVGLVVGLLFGVLGVIAAVGPSAAFLAGYGLDTDLTSGDTWALLGRMLIAFVLWVWIGIGVGALIRNQVGAIVGVLVFTLFLEPIARLAASFVEGLGDVLGVLPGAASDALVGESILTAATGAGGSEPLAWWAGGLVLVAYAAVLVVLGHVVSWRRDVT; encoded by the coding sequence ATGAGCCTGATCGCCGCCAGCCGCTCCGAGAGCACGAAACTGTTCACCACGTCGATCTGGTGGGTGCTCGCGATCGCGCTCGTCGGGTACATCGGGTTCAACGCCGCCGCACTCGCCTTCGTCTTCTCGGCCGCATCGACCGGTTCGCTCGGCGGCGAGGGAGCCCCGGCGGTGCCGCCCGAGGGGATTCCGGCGCTGCTGTACAGCACCGCCACGGCGGTCGGCTACGTCTTCCCGCTTCTCATCGGCACGCTCATGGTGACGAGCGAGTTCCGCCACAAGACGCTCACCTCGACGTTCCTCGCCACTCCGCGTCGCGGACTCGTGCTCGGGGCGAAGCTCGTCGTGGGCCTGGTCGTCGGTCTTCTCTTCGGCGTGCTGGGCGTGATCGCCGCAGTGGGGCCGTCGGCGGCGTTCCTCGCCGGCTACGGCCTGGACACCGACCTCACCTCGGGCGACACCTGGGCGCTTCTGGGCCGCATGCTCATCGCCTTCGTCCTGTGGGTGTGGATCGGCATCGGGGTAGGCGCCCTGATCCGCAACCAGGTCGGCGCGATCGTCGGCGTCCTGGTCTTCACGCTGTTCCTCGAGCCGATCGCCCGCCTGGCGGCATCCTTCGTCGAGGGTCTGGGAGACGTGCTCGGTGTCCTCCCCGGCGCCGCCAGCGACGCCCTCGTCGGAGAGAGCATCCTGACCGCGGCCACGGGTGCCGGTGGGTCGGAACCTCTCGCGTGGTGGGCGGGCGGCCTCGTGCTCGTCGCTTACGCGGCCGTCCTCGTCGTGCTCGGCCACGTGGTCAGCTGGCGCCGCGACGTCACCTGA
- the cofG gene encoding 7,8-didemethyl-8-hydroxy-5-deazariboflavin synthase CofG has product MTLLDPVRASRLSARDVLARAESGARLEVDEAEILLQAEGADFERMLELAASVRTAGLDAAGRGRILTYSRKVFVPLTTLCRDRCHYCVFVDTPSQLKKKHKPAFMSPEQVLAVVRQGQAMGCKEALLTLGDRPEDRWPEAREWLDDHGFASTLDYVGHIARLITAETGMLAHLNPGVMSLAELETLRPTAPSMGMMLETTSRRLFAEPGQVHFGSPDKDPAVRLAVIQDAGRARVPFTTGILVGIGETIRDRAESLVAIRAADEAHRVDGIGHVQEVIVQNFRAKPRTAMQGAPDATMREYVAAVATARLVLGPHARVQVPPNLSDARELELLVRAGADDWGGVSPLTADHVNPERPWPQLDELAERTAELGFTLAERLTAQPDYVTDAAAWIDPGLHEAVARLADPATGLAKPDTSPAAASDRPRRSELRLSVVNGTAGVDPLLERAATDPLTVDDAEWERLLTATGSDLDALTATADDVRRYTVGEAVSLVVNRNLTSTGFRAAGPIDADTFDLGDVAAIAADAVALGATELCIQGRLTEGEDPEAYLEIVRTARAAGPTLHLHAYRPQDVWDLADRGGLGLTGALAALREAGVDTVPGTGVKVLSERVRAAVAPGDLEIDRWEEGITAAHRAGFRSTSVLFYGHIETAAERIAHLRRLRALQTAGGGGFTEFVPIPLPGPAGGVPLVAGRAAIDEHRAMVAVSRLLLSGSIPHIQIPWTRVGRADAAVLLGAGGDDLGGTLLDGRVKPEAGIEYGQELPTADAAAIAARLFRPFRLRTTDYRTVSHPSSGIGAAE; this is encoded by the coding sequence GTGACCCTGCTCGATCCGGTCCGCGCCTCCCGACTCTCCGCCCGCGACGTCCTCGCGCGAGCGGAGTCCGGCGCGCGGCTGGAGGTCGACGAGGCCGAGATCCTGCTGCAGGCCGAGGGCGCCGATTTCGAGCGGATGCTGGAACTCGCCGCATCCGTCCGCACGGCGGGTCTCGACGCCGCCGGACGCGGTCGCATCCTGACGTACTCGCGGAAGGTGTTCGTTCCGCTGACGACGCTCTGCCGCGATCGATGCCACTACTGCGTGTTCGTGGACACCCCGTCCCAGCTGAAGAAGAAGCACAAGCCGGCCTTCATGTCGCCCGAACAGGTGCTCGCCGTCGTGCGGCAGGGCCAGGCGATGGGGTGCAAGGAGGCGCTCCTCACCCTCGGCGACCGCCCCGAAGACCGCTGGCCCGAGGCACGGGAGTGGCTCGACGACCACGGATTCGCCTCCACCCTCGACTACGTCGGCCACATCGCGCGGCTCATCACCGCCGAAACCGGCATGCTCGCCCATCTGAACCCCGGCGTCATGTCGCTGGCCGAGCTCGAGACGCTCCGCCCCACGGCCCCGTCGATGGGGATGATGCTGGAGACGACCTCGCGACGACTGTTCGCCGAGCCCGGCCAGGTGCACTTCGGTTCGCCCGACAAGGATCCGGCGGTCCGCCTGGCGGTGATCCAGGACGCCGGGCGCGCGCGTGTGCCGTTCACGACCGGAATCCTCGTGGGGATCGGCGAGACGATCCGCGACCGGGCCGAATCGCTGGTGGCGATCCGCGCGGCAGACGAGGCCCACCGGGTCGACGGCATCGGCCACGTGCAGGAGGTGATCGTCCAGAACTTCCGCGCGAAGCCGCGCACCGCGATGCAGGGCGCCCCCGATGCCACGATGCGCGAGTACGTCGCCGCGGTCGCCACGGCGCGCCTGGTGCTCGGACCGCACGCGCGAGTGCAGGTGCCCCCGAACCTCTCCGACGCGCGTGAGCTCGAACTTCTCGTCCGCGCCGGCGCGGACGACTGGGGCGGGGTGTCGCCGCTGACCGCCGACCACGTCAACCCCGAGCGGCCGTGGCCCCAGCTCGACGAGCTCGCCGAGCGCACCGCCGAGCTCGGATTCACCCTCGCGGAGCGCCTCACCGCGCAGCCCGACTACGTCACCGACGCGGCGGCGTGGATCGATCCCGGTCTCCACGAGGCGGTCGCCCGCCTCGCCGACCCCGCGACGGGCCTGGCGAAGCCCGACACGTCGCCCGCCGCGGCATCCGATCGCCCACGCCGCTCCGAACTGCGCCTCTCGGTCGTGAACGGCACCGCCGGCGTCGACCCCCTGCTCGAGCGGGCCGCGACCGACCCGCTCACCGTCGACGACGCCGAGTGGGAGCGCCTGCTGACGGCGACGGGATCCGACCTCGACGCGCTGACGGCGACCGCCGACGACGTGCGCCGGTACACCGTGGGCGAGGCGGTGAGCCTCGTGGTCAACCGCAACCTCACGTCGACGGGGTTCCGCGCGGCGGGCCCCATCGACGCCGACACCTTCGACCTCGGCGACGTCGCCGCGATCGCCGCGGACGCGGTCGCGCTCGGCGCCACCGAGCTGTGCATCCAGGGGCGGCTGACCGAGGGGGAGGACCCGGAGGCGTACCTCGAGATCGTGCGGACCGCCCGGGCGGCGGGCCCGACGCTGCACCTTCACGCCTACCGCCCGCAGGACGTCTGGGACCTCGCCGACCGCGGCGGCCTGGGGCTCACCGGCGCGCTCGCGGCGCTCCGGGAGGCGGGCGTCGACACGGTGCCGGGGACGGGCGTGAAGGTGCTGAGCGAGCGTGTCCGGGCCGCCGTCGCGCCCGGTGACCTCGAGATCGACCGGTGGGAGGAGGGCATCACCGCCGCCCATCGCGCCGGTTTCCGGTCCACCTCTGTTCTCTTCTACGGCCACATCGAGACCGCGGCCGAGCGGATCGCGCACCTCCGGCGCCTTCGCGCACTTCAGACGGCCGGCGGTGGCGGGTTCACCGAGTTCGTCCCGATCCCCCTCCCCGGCCCTGCCGGCGGGGTGCCGCTGGTCGCCGGGCGTGCCGCGATCGACGAGCACCGGGCGATGGTCGCGGTGTCGCGACTGCTGCTGTCGGGGAGCATCCCGCACATCCAGATCCCCTGGACCCGGGTCGGCCGCGCCGATGCCGCGGTGCTCCTCGGCGCCGGCGGCGACGACCTCGGCGGAACGCTCCTGGACGGGCGGGTGAAGCCCGAGGCCGGGATCGAATACGGCCAGGAACTGCCGACGGCGGATGCCGCGGCGATCGCCGCACGCCTGTTCCGCCCGTTCCGGCTGCGCACGACCGACTACCGCACGGTGTCGCATCCCTCCTCCGGCATCGGGGCGGCCGAGTGA